A single window of Apus apus isolate bApuApu2 chromosome 18, bApuApu2.pri.cur, whole genome shotgun sequence DNA harbors:
- the DPH1 gene encoding 2-(3-amino-3-carboxypropyl)histidine synthase subunit 1 isoform X3 produces the protein MPEGLLMFACTIADIVERFTDAEAVVMGDVTYGACCVDDYTARALGADFLVHYGHSCLIPIDATQGLKMLYVFVDIKIDTSHFLETIRFNFAAGTSLALVSTIQFVSTVQAASQELLSQYKVCVPQCKPLSPGEILGCTSPRLAEDTDAIVYLGDGRFHLESIMIANPGIPAYRYDPYSKVFSQEHYGHEDMRRARQDAIRTATGARCWGLILGTLGRQGSLGILQHLESRLRALGRPFVRVLLSEIFPSKLQLFPDVDAWVQVACPRLSIDWGEAFSKPLLTPYEAAVALRDVEWQQPYPMDFYASRSLGPWTVNHGSARPPRRGPTAQGEPPVPPAPGQGEERPGAP, from the exons GTTCACGGACGCAGAGGCAGTGGTGATGGGTGACGTGACCTACGGCGCGTGCTGCGTGGACGACTACACGGCCCGGGCCCTGGGCGCTGACTTCTTGGTGCACTATGGACACAGCTGCCTGA TCCCCATCGATGCCACGCAGGGGCTGAAGATGCTCTATGTGTTCGTGGACATTAAGATTGACACGTCCCATTTCCTCGAGACCATTCGCTTCAACTTTGCAGCCGGCACCTCCCTGGCCCTTGTCAGCACCATCCAGTTTGTCTCCACGGTGCAG GCAGCGTCACAGGAGCTGCTCTCCCAGTACAAGGTGTGCGTCCCCCAGTGCAAGCCACTGTCACCAGGGGAGATCCTGGGCTGCACATCACCCCGGCTTGCCGAGGACACAGATGCCATTGT GTATTTGGGTGACGGGCGCTTCCACCTGGAGTCCATCATGATTGCCAACCCAGGGATTCCTGCCTACAG GTACGATCCCTACAGCAAGGTCTTCTCCCAGGAGCACTATGGCCACGAGGACATGCGCCGCGCTCGGCAGGACGCCATCCGCACGGCCACCGGTGCTCGCTGCTGGGGCCTCATTTTGGGCACGCTGGGGAGGCAGGGCTCTCTTGGCATCCTGCAG cacctggagTCGCGTCTCCGTGCCCTGGGCCGGCCCTTTGTGCGGGTGCTGCTCTCTGAGATCTTCCCCAGCAAGCTCCAGCTGTTCCCTGACGTGGATGC GTGGGTGCAGGTAGCCTGTCCCCGACTCTCCATCGACTGGGGAGAAGCCTTCAGCAAGCCGCTGCTGACACCCTACGAG GCCGCGGTGGCTCTGCGGGACGTGGAGTGGCAGCAGCCCTACCCCATGGACTTCTACGCCAGCCGGTCCCTGGGGCCGTGGACGGTGAATCACGGCAGCGCGCGGCCCCCGCGCCGCGGCCCGACGGCCCAG ggggagCCGCCcgtgccccccgccccggggcagGGCGAGGAGCGGCCGGGGGCCCCGTGA
- the OVCA2 gene encoding esterase OVCA2, whose translation MDGAASRTSPPRPAGPPAAPLPRGLPPPGGAAAPAGRHRPCCPRSAGGSGAAGAMAGGRPLRLLGLHGYRQSERRFRQRTGALRKALRGRAELVAFSAPHPVSGGDEDDDGDDPPRGWWFSAPGVFEAGDAAAAPAGLEESLAAVAAALAEHGPFDGLLGFSQGAALAAMVCALRARGDPRFPVAFAILVAGFASRAPAHGHFYREPIALPTLHVVGDADAVIPASLSRELARHFVEPVVLTHPGGHFVPAAAPQKKAYLDFLERFCPAGGTEPPGAGVIDNTL comes from the coding sequence ATGGACGGGGCCGCCTCCCGTACCTCCCCCCCCCGGCCCGCGGgaccccccgcagcccccctgccccgcgGCCTCCCGCCGCCCGGGGGCGCCGCAGCCCCAGCTGGTCGGCACCGCCCCTGCTGCCCAAGGAGCGCGGGGGGTTCCGGGGCGGCGGGCGCCATGGCGGGGGGGCGGCCGCTGCGGCTGCTGGGCCTCCACGGCTACCGGCAGAGCGAGCGCCGCTTCCGCCAGCGCACCGGGGCGCTGCGCAAGGCCCTGCGCGGCCGCGCCGAGCTGGTGGCTTTCAGCGCCCCGCACCCCGTGTCCGGCGGCGACGAGGATGACGACGGGGACGACCCCCCCCGCGGCTGGTGGTTCTCCGCGCCCGGCGTCTTTGAGGCGGGGGacgcggcggcggcgccggcgGGGCTGGAGGAGTCCCTGGCGGCTGTGGCGGCGGCGCTGGCGGAGCACGGGCCCTTCGACGGGCTGCTGGGCTTCAGCCAGGGCGCCGCGCTGGCCGCCATGGTGTGCGCCCTGCGGGCCCGCGGCGACCCCCGCTTCCCCGTGGCCTTCGCCATCCTGGTGGCCGGCTTTGCCAGCCGCGCTCCGGCCCACGGACACTTCTACCGAGAGCCCATCGCCCTGCCCACGCTGCACGTCGTGGGCGATGCCGACGCCGTCATCCCCGCCTCcctcagcagggagctggccCGGCACTTCGTGGAGCCCGTTGTCCTCACCCACCCCGGCGGGCACTTCGTCCCTGCGGCTGCCCCGCAGAAGAAGGCCTACCTGGACTTCTTGGAGCGCTTCTGTCCTGCAGGGGGAACCGAGCCCCCGGGGGCTGGGGTGATTGATAACACTCTGTAA